In Paenibacillus protaetiae, the genomic stretch TTCCATATTAAAGCTTTCGAGATTGTCTTTGACGCGCTGCAGGAAACGGCCGCAAATGACGCCGTCCAATATGCGATGGTCAAGCGACAGACACAAATTCGCCATCGAGCGGACCGCAATCATATCGTTAATGACAACCGGGCGTTTCACAATTGATTCGAACGTCAAGATCGCCGCTTGCGGATAGTTGATAATCGGATAAGACAAGATCGAACCAAACGAACCGGTATTGTTCACGGTGAACGTTCCGCCTTGCATGTCGGACAAGGTCAGCTTGCCTTCACGCGTTTTTCTCGCCAGATCGTCAATGTCGCGGGCAAGGCCGGCAATCGTTTTATGATCCGCGTTTTTAATAACCGGCGTCAGGACGGAATCGTCCGTGCCGACGGCCAGCGACAAGTTAATGTCCCGCTTCACGATAATTTTATCAACTGCCCACATGGAATTCATGATCGGATAGTCCTTGATGGCGTTCACGACCGCTTTCAGAAGGAAAGCCAGGTACGTCAGGTTAACGCCTTCGCGCTTTATGAATTCATCCTTCACCTTGTTGCGGAGCATCACAAGGTTCGTGACATCCACTTCAATCATCGTCCACGCATGCGGAATTTCGGATACGCTCTGGCGCATATTGCGCGCAATCGTATTGCGGATCGGCGTGACATCAATATAGTCTTCGCCGCGGCCGGCAATGGAGGAACGCTCCACCTCGATGCTTGGAATACGCGGCGTTTCCGACAGATGCAGGCCGGACGAGCGGACCGGCTCCTTCGGAATGGCTACCGTTGGATCCGCTGCCGGTTTCGAGCCGGTACGCTGATGAGCGCCGGACTCGACATATGCAAGCACATCTTTGCGGGTAATCCGGCCGCCAAGTCCGGTGCCCGGCACGTCGGCCAGTCGGACGCCATGCTCGGCTGCCAGCTTCTGTACCGCCGGGGAATAACGATGGCGCATCGATTGATCCGTATCTTCGGCAACCGCCGAAACGGCAACCTGTTCCTGCGAAGCAGAAGCAGCGCTGCTTCTGCTTCCCGCTGCCGCTTCCGTCTCTACGATGCAGATCGGCGTGCCAACAGGGACGGTCTCACCAGCCGGAACTAAAATTTCCTTCAGTGTCCCCTTCACAGTGGAAGGCAGCTCGGCGCTTACTTTATCGGTCAGCACTTCACAGATCGGCTCATACATATCGATGGTGTCGCCAGGCTTCTTCAGCCACGTATCAATCGTTGCCGATACAAGCGATTCCGCAAGCTGCGGCACGACGATTTCGGTTAAAGCTTTCATTCATTCCTCTCCCTTCGGCCTAATAGAGAGCCAGCTGCCTCATGGCGTCCATTACTTTATCTTTATTCAGCATAAAAAACTTCTCGCCCGGCGGGTTAATTGGCATCGCCGGCACATCCGGTCCGCAAAGCCGCATAATCGGCGCATCCAGTTCATACAGCAGCTCTTCGGCAATAATGGCCGCCACTTCAGCGCCAACGCCGCCCGTTTTGTTGTCTTCATGGACGATCAGCACTTTGCCGGTGCGGCGAACCGCTTCCAGAATGGCTTCCTTATCCAGCGGCTGCAACGTACGCAAATCGAGAATATGCGCGCTGATCCCTTCTTTGGCCAGTTCGGCGGCAGCCTGCTCGATAAACAGAAGCGGCATACTGTAGCCGATCACCGTAATGTCGTCTCCTTCACGGAGTACATTCGCTTTGCCGATCGGCACGATATAATCATCTTCCGGCACTTCGCCCGTGACGAGCTTATAACCTTTTTTGTTCTCGAAATAAAGAACCGGATCCGGGTCTCGGACGGCTGCCTTCAGCAGGCCTTTGGCGTCATACGGACGGTATGGCGCTACGATTTTCAGCCCTGGCGTGCCAAAAAACACCGACTCCGGGCATTGTGAGTGGTATAAGCCGCCAAAGATGCCGCCGCCAATCGGTGCGCGGATCACAACGGGACAGCTCCAGTCATTATTGGAGCGGTAACGGATTTTGGCCGCTTCGCTGATGATTTGGTTTGTAGCCGGGAACATAAAATCCGAATATTGCATTTCGGCAATCGGCTTCATCCCGTACATGGCTGCTCCAATCGCCACACCGGCAATCGCCGACTCCGCGAGCGGCGTATCCAGAGCGCGATATTCACCAAACTGCTCCATCAGCCCTTTGGTAGTCGTAAACACGCCGCCTTTAACGCCAACATCTTCGCCTAGAACAAAAACGTCCTCGTCCCGTTCCATCTCTTCCCGCATTGCAGAGCGGATCGCTTCGATATATTCCATTACTGCCATTATCGTTTCCCTCCTTGCGGAGCATCATCAGCGTATACATGGTAAAGCGTCGACTCCGGTTCCGGGAACGGCGCATGATCCGCGTAAGTGGTCGCTTCGTCGACAGCCGCGCGCAGTTCGGCCAGCAGCTGGTTGTCAAGCTCCTCGTTCCATAAGCCGCACTCTTCCAAATAATTACGATACTTCACAATGCCGTCCTTGGCGCGATGCTCATCCACTTCTTCTTTCGTCCGGTAAGCCATATCGTTGTCGGAAGTGGAATGCGGCGATACGCGGTATACCATGGCTTCAATCAAGGTTGGCCCTTCGCCGGCAATCGCACGTTCACGGGCTTCCTTCACGGCGCGGAACACTTCCAGCGCATCGTTGCCGTCTACCTGGTAACCCGGGAAGCCGTAACCAAGCGCACGGTCGGCTACGCGGCCGCCAAGCTGCTTGCTTACCGGTACCGAAATGGCGTACTGATTATTTTCGCACATCAGAATAACCGGCAGCTTATGTACGCCAGCAAAGTTGCAGCCTTCATGGAAGTCGCCTTGGTTGCTTGAGCCTTCGCCAAAAGTCACGAAGCTGACCAGCTTCTGCTGCTTCATCTTGGCCGCAAGCGCGATTCCAACAGCGTGAGGCACCTGGGTTGTCACCGGGCTGGAGCCCGTTACAATCCGAAGCTTCTTATGGCCGAAGTGACCCGGCATCTGCCGTCCGCCGCTGTTTGGATCCTCCGCTTTTGCAAAAACCGAAAGCATCAGCTCTTTTAACGTCATGCCAACCGACAGCGTAAACGCGTAATCCCGGTAATACGGCAGAAAATAGTCGTTATCCTTATCCAGTGCGAATGCAGCCGCTACCTGAGCGACCTCTTGGCCAACTCCGGAAACATGGAAATTGATTTTGCCCGCGCGCTGCAGCAGCAGCACACGCTCATCAAATTTGCGTCCCA encodes the following:
- a CDS encoding dihydrolipoamide acetyltransferase family protein is translated as MKALTEIVVPQLAESLVSATIDTWLKKPGDTIDMYEPICEVLTDKVSAELPSTVKGTLKEILVPAGETVPVGTPICIVETEAAAGSRSSAASASQEQVAVSAVAEDTDQSMRHRYSPAVQKLAAEHGVRLADVPGTGLGGRITRKDVLAYVESGAHQRTGSKPAADPTVAIPKEPVRSSGLHLSETPRIPSIEVERSSIAGRGEDYIDVTPIRNTIARNMRQSVSEIPHAWTMIEVDVTNLVMLRNKVKDEFIKREGVNLTYLAFLLKAVVNAIKDYPIMNSMWAVDKIIVKRDINLSLAVGTDDSVLTPVIKNADHKTIAGLARDIDDLARKTREGKLTLSDMQGGTFTVNNTGSFGSILSYPIINYPQAAILTFESIVKRPVVINDMIAVRSMANLCLSLDHRILDGVICGRFLQRVKDNLESFNMETKLY
- a CDS encoding alpha-ketoacid dehydrogenase subunit beta, which encodes MAVMEYIEAIRSAMREEMERDEDVFVLGEDVGVKGGVFTTTKGLMEQFGEYRALDTPLAESAIAGVAIGAAMYGMKPIAEMQYSDFMFPATNQIISEAAKIRYRSNNDWSCPVVIRAPIGGGIFGGLYHSQCPESVFFGTPGLKIVAPYRPYDAKGLLKAAVRDPDPVLYFENKKGYKLVTGEVPEDDYIVPIGKANVLREGDDITVIGYSMPLLFIEQAAAELAKEGISAHILDLRTLQPLDKEAILEAVRRTGKVLIVHEDNKTGGVGAEVAAIIAEELLYELDAPIMRLCGPDVPAMPINPPGEKFFMLNKDKVMDAMRQLALY
- a CDS encoding thiamine pyrophosphate-dependent dehydrogenase E1 component subunit alpha, translated to MTPINSTKRVFPHTELGLSDEKAIEMYKIMQMGRKFDERVLLLQRAGKINFHVSGVGQEVAQVAAAFALDKDNDYFLPYYRDYAFTLSVGMTLKELMLSVFAKAEDPNSGGRQMPGHFGHKKLRIVTGSSPVTTQVPHAVGIALAAKMKQQKLVSFVTFGEGSSNQGDFHEGCNFAGVHKLPVILMCENNQYAISVPVSKQLGGRVADRALGYGFPGYQVDGNDALEVFRAVKEARERAIAGEGPTLIEAMVYRVSPHSTSDNDMAYRTKEEVDEHRAKDGIVKYRNYLEECGLWNEELDNQLLAELRAAVDEATTYADHAPFPEPESTLYHVYADDAPQGGKR